The Limanda limanda chromosome 13, fLimLim1.1, whole genome shotgun sequence genome has a window encoding:
- the LOC133018195 gene encoding cystatin-B-like, which produces MSRPGGLSEVFEADGKVEFICDLMRTEVEARTGKKYDMFKAEMYKTHVVVGTNYFIKVYVGGDDHVHLSVYQKLPCNGGTLELTEIQQGKSHHDPIEMKMKREMKHEVEARTGKIYPIFKAKLYRTQVVAGINYLIKVEEEEQVRDDEIDTP; this is translated from the exons ATGTCTCGTCCAGGTGGACTCTCTGAGGTTTTCGAAGCAGATGGAAAGGTCGAGTTTATCTGTGACTTG ATGAGGACCGAGGTTGAAGCAAGGACAGGGAAGAAGTACGACATGTTCAAAGCCGAGATGTACAAGACGCATGTTGTGGTCGGGACCAACTACTTCATtaag GTCTAtgtgggaggagatgatcatgttCATCTCAGCGTCTACCAAAAACTGCCATGTAATGGAGGAACCCTTGAGCTGACTGAGATTCAGCAAGGCAAAAGCCACCACGACCCCAttgagatgaaaatgaaaagggaG ATGAAGCACGAGGTTGAAGCAAGGACAGGGAAGATCTACCCCATCTTCAAAGCCAAGTTGTACAGGACGCAGGTTGTGGCCGGGATCAACTACTTGATtaaggtagaagaagaagaacaagtccGAGACGATGAGATAGACACACCATAG